In Shouchella patagoniensis, the following are encoded in one genomic region:
- a CDS encoding glycoside hydrolase family 5 protein → MKNKFLKRVGMAGVIILLYMAFGEERGLAQTGFQVTGTQLFDGEGNPYVMRGVNHGHSWFKQDLDTAIPAIAETGANTVRIVLSNGQQWERDSAAEVERVLAATEEEGLTAVLEVHDATGSDDPNDLFTAVEYWKQLAAVLKGIEDRVIINIANEWYGSWASEVWANAYRQAIPDLRDAGITHTLMVDAAGWGQYPASIHQRGADVLASDPLKNTMFSIHMYEYAGSDQTTVERNINGVLEQNLAVVIGEFGHLHHDGDVDEDAILSYTAERQVGWLAWSWYGNGGGVEYLDLANGPGGALTSWGERIVNGPNGLRDRMY, encoded by the coding sequence ATGAAGAATAAGTTCTTAAAAAGGGTAGGCATGGCAGGAGTGATTATTCTCTTATACATGGCATTTGGTGAAGAGAGAGGATTGGCGCAAACTGGATTTCAAGTGACTGGGACACAGTTGTTTGATGGAGAGGGCAATCCGTATGTGATGCGTGGAGTCAATCACGGACATTCATGGTTCAAACAAGACCTTGATACAGCAATACCAGCTATTGCAGAGACTGGCGCTAATACGGTGAGAATCGTTTTATCGAATGGCCAACAATGGGAGCGAGATTCCGCAGCGGAAGTTGAGAGAGTGCTTGCAGCTACAGAAGAGGAAGGCTTAACGGCTGTACTTGAAGTTCACGATGCGACGGGAAGTGATGACCCCAACGATTTGTTTACTGCGGTCGAGTATTGGAAACAGTTAGCGGCTGTTTTAAAAGGAATAGAAGATCGTGTTATTATTAATATTGCGAATGAATGGTATGGATCATGGGCAAGTGAAGTATGGGCAAATGCGTATCGGCAAGCAATTCCGGATTTAAGAGATGCGGGGATTACACATACATTGATGGTGGATGCCGCGGGTTGGGGACAATACCCTGCCTCCATTCATCAGCGTGGTGCAGATGTACTAGCATCAGATCCACTTAAGAATACGATGTTTTCCATTCACATGTATGAATATGCTGGCTCAGATCAAACAACTGTTGAGCGTAATATAAATGGTGTTTTGGAACAAAATCTAGCTGTTGTTATCGGAGAATTCGGTCATCTTCATCATGATGGTGATGTTGATGAGGATGCAATCCTCTCTTATACGGCTGAACGCCAAGTTGGTTGGCTGGCCTGGTCGTGGTATGGCAACGGAGGTGGAGTCGAATACCTTGATCTAGCAAATGGACCAGGAGGAGCGCTGACTAGTTGGGGAGAACGAATTGTAAATGGGCCGAATGGACTTAGAGATAGGATGTATTAA
- a CDS encoding ABC transporter ATP-binding protein, producing the protein MKQVELVGISKSYDKQKNVLNEINVSIKKGEFFVLVGPSGCGKSTLLRMVAGLEEITGGTLLLNGQEANMLVPKDRNLSMVFQNYALYPHLTVEQNILFGLHAKKVNKMEQQRRIEEAAKMMGLEDLLTRKPKELSGGQRQRVALARAVVSEAPLCLMDEPLSNLDAKLRAHMRIEIRRLQRKLGLTMIYVTHDQVEAMTMGDRIMVLNDGVIQQIGSPIDLYNKPENQFVATFIGSPKMNTAEVFINHNKKELEIKDSLVLPLPENWTELVDQAVIGIRSEHIQYEQGKVSHYLEVASVEQLGNETLIAFIVGNEFWTAKWPGQWSIKTGDQVPVRLDFNHFHFFDSKSGGLLQSARAQSMQEVVL; encoded by the coding sequence ATGAAGCAAGTTGAGTTGGTAGGAATATCGAAATCCTATGATAAACAAAAGAATGTTCTTAATGAAATCAACGTATCGATTAAAAAAGGAGAGTTCTTTGTATTAGTGGGACCATCGGGTTGCGGCAAAAGCACATTACTTCGTATGGTCGCTGGACTTGAAGAAATTACTGGTGGGACATTGCTACTAAACGGACAAGAAGCAAATATGTTGGTACCAAAAGATCGAAATCTATCGATGGTTTTTCAGAATTATGCGCTGTACCCTCATCTCACGGTAGAACAGAATATTTTATTTGGTCTTCATGCCAAAAAGGTGAACAAAATGGAACAACAAAGACGGATAGAAGAGGCAGCAAAGATGATGGGTCTAGAGGATCTATTAACACGAAAGCCAAAAGAACTGTCAGGAGGTCAGAGGCAACGAGTCGCATTAGCACGCGCGGTTGTTAGTGAAGCACCCCTTTGCTTGATGGATGAACCATTATCAAATTTGGATGCTAAACTACGTGCTCATATGAGAATTGAAATTCGAAGGTTGCAACGTAAGCTTGGATTAACAATGATTTATGTGACACATGACCAAGTAGAAGCGATGACGATGGGTGACCGAATTATGGTATTAAATGACGGTGTCATTCAGCAAATAGGAAGTCCGATTGACTTATACAATAAGCCAGAAAATCAGTTTGTAGCGACTTTTATCGGTTCACCAAAGATGAATACGGCAGAAGTTTTTATTAATCACAATAAGAAAGAATTAGAAATTAAAGATTCGCTCGTTTTACCATTGCCAGAAAATTGGACAGAATTAGTCGATCAAGCAGTAATCGGCATTCGGTCTGAACATATTCAATATGAACAGGGTAAGGTTAGCCATTATTTAGAGGTCGCAAGTGTGGAACAACTTGGCAATGAGACGTTGATTGCTTTTATTGTTGGTAATGAGTTTTGGACAGCTAAATGGCCGGGACAGTGGTCAATTAAAACAGGAGACCAGGTTCCAGTTAGATTAGATTTTAATCATTTCCATTTTTTTGATTCCAAGAGCGGAGGATTGCTTCAGTCGGCAAGAGCACAATCGATGCAAGAGGTTGTTTTATGA
- a CDS encoding carbohydrate ABC transporter permease, with amino-acid sequence MSQLEKRVTSSDRLFQRQKQKQGRLNFGKGMLFLLPSLFLFSVFLFYPMARTLYLSFFLTDNRGMATVFVGFDNFSRIFSSDIFVKSLTSTFLFVLYTVPGTIIIALFLAILANEKLKGVGVFRMIFSSTMGISVAAASVFWLFLFHPSLGFLNQILRWLGVDAIGWLTDPNWALFSVSISTIWMNIGFTFLIMLGGLQSIDRYLYESADIDGAGYFYKLRRITIPMLSPTLFFVVTVTMINAFQTFGQIDMLTRGGPQNETNLLVYSIYREAFVNYQYGTASAQAVILFAIILIMTLIQFKLGEKKVHYQ; translated from the coding sequence ATGAGTCAGTTAGAAAAGAGAGTCACCTCTTCAGATCGATTGTTTCAGAGACAAAAGCAAAAACAAGGACGCTTGAACTTTGGAAAAGGAATGCTTTTTTTGCTGCCATCGTTATTTCTGTTTAGTGTTTTCTTGTTTTATCCAATGGCTAGAACACTCTACCTAAGCTTCTTTTTAACGGATAATCGTGGTATGGCGACTGTTTTTGTTGGTTTTGATAACTTTTCTCGCATTTTTTCTTCTGACATCTTTGTTAAATCACTTACGTCGACATTCTTATTTGTTCTTTATACCGTACCAGGCACCATTATTATTGCGTTATTTCTAGCGATTCTAGCAAATGAGAAGCTTAAGGGTGTTGGCGTTTTTAGAATGATTTTTTCTTCAACAATGGGTATCTCAGTTGCTGCGGCATCCGTTTTTTGGTTGTTTTTATTCCATCCAAGTTTAGGGTTTTTAAATCAAATACTTCGTTGGCTTGGTGTCGATGCAATTGGGTGGTTGACTGACCCTAATTGGGCACTATTTTCAGTCTCGATATCAACGATATGGATGAATATTGGCTTTACGTTTCTAATAATGCTCGGTGGCCTTCAGTCGATTGACCGTTATTTGTACGAATCGGCCGATATTGACGGAGCTGGTTATTTTTATAAATTGCGTAGAATTACGATTCCGATGCTGTCTCCAACCTTATTTTTTGTAGTGACTGTTACAATGATTAATGCGTTTCAAACATTTGGGCAAATTGATATGTTAACAAGAGGCGGGCCACAAAATGAGACCAACTTACTCGTTTATTCTATTTACCGGGAAGCCTTTGTTAATTATCAATACGGAACGGCTAGTGCACAGGCAGTGATCTTATTTGCGATTATTTTAATTATGACACTCATTCAATTTAAGCTTGGTGAAAAGAAGGTGCATTACCAATGA
- a CDS encoding carbohydrate ABC transporter permease: MTWKRKLLFYLLLTVSAVVLFAPAILAFLMSFMTSQDTLTGQIIPTVWTLENYIQAFQRFPLLNYLLNSLIVSLVIMLGQLILCSLAAYAFVFLKFKGRDTLFFVFIATMMIPFEASIIPNFQTIRELGLLNTYPGLTLPFFAIAFGTFLLRQTFKQIPIELKEASQIAGIGDFKFYLTVVLPVARTSLVTLGIYGFLTSWNMYLWPLLATTNDSVRTVQIGLKQLQSQETLNQWGVVMAGAVIVILPTLILLFLGQKKLQRGLAEGAIK; the protein is encoded by the coding sequence ATGACATGGAAACGAAAACTGCTTTTTTACTTACTTCTTACTGTGTCTGCAGTTGTTTTGTTTGCACCGGCCATTTTAGCTTTTTTAATGAGCTTTATGACAAGTCAAGACACCCTTACAGGGCAAATAATTCCAACAGTTTGGACGTTGGAAAACTACATTCAAGCTTTCCAACGTTTTCCACTTTTAAACTATTTGCTTAATAGTTTAATCGTTTCTCTTGTCATAATGCTGGGACAGTTAATTCTGTGTAGTCTTGCTGCGTATGCTTTTGTGTTTTTAAAGTTCAAAGGACGTGACACTTTGTTTTTTGTCTTTATTGCAACGATGATGATTCCGTTTGAAGCCTCTATTATCCCTAATTTTCAAACGATACGTGAACTAGGATTATTAAATACATATCCAGGTCTAACATTGCCGTTTTTTGCAATAGCGTTTGGTACTTTTTTATTGCGACAGACGTTTAAACAAATTCCGATTGAATTAAAAGAAGCGAGTCAAATTGCTGGAATTGGTGATTTCAAATTTTATTTAACGGTTGTACTTCCAGTGGCGCGGACAAGCCTTGTAACACTTGGTATATATGGTTTTCTTACTTCGTGGAACATGTATTTATGGCCTTTGCTCGCTACAACAAATGATTCAGTGCGGACGGTTCAAATTGGCTTAAAACAGTTGCAGTCGCAAGAAACATTAAATCAATGGGGGGTTGTTATGGCAGGTGCAGTTATTGTTATTCTGCCAACATTAATTCTACTATTTTTAGGTCAGAAAAAACTTCAGCGAGGTCTTGCTGAAGGAGCAATTAAATAA